One genomic region from Shewanella aestuarii encodes:
- the lpxD gene encoding UDP-3-O-(3-hydroxymyristoyl)glucosamine N-acyltransferase, whose amino-acid sequence MQQMTLKEIGRLLDATIQGDESTLINSVATLEDAKEGQLSFLANSKYRAKLEETKASAVLLSENDAKAFTGNALVVADPYVGFAKVAQLLDTTPPAAIGIHPSAHIDATAMLGDNVAVGPNVVIGANVIISDNVQIGAGCVIGESSIIGKNTRLWANVTIYHDVHIGTDCIFHSASVIGSDGFGYANERGNWIKIPQTGGVRIGNRVEVGACTSIDRGALSHTEIHDGVIIDNQVQIAHNVIIGQNSAIAGSTVLAGSCVIGKYCIIGGNTAIAGHLSIADGVHVSGGTNVTSMIREKGVYSSATSAMENKLWRRNTVRFRQLDDLFTRVKQLEKAQKAE is encoded by the coding sequence ATGCAACAAATGACTTTAAAAGAAATTGGTCGATTATTAGACGCAACTATACAAGGCGATGAATCAACGCTTATCAACAGTGTTGCTACCCTTGAAGATGCGAAAGAAGGCCAGTTATCTTTTCTAGCCAATAGTAAGTACCGTGCAAAGCTTGAAGAAACCAAAGCTAGCGCGGTGTTGCTCAGTGAAAATGATGCTAAAGCATTCACTGGTAATGCACTTGTCGTAGCAGACCCTTATGTGGGATTTGCTAAAGTTGCACAGTTACTTGATACCACACCTCCGGCGGCGATTGGCATACATCCTAGTGCCCATATAGATGCTACAGCAATGTTGGGTGACAATGTTGCTGTGGGACCAAATGTGGTGATTGGTGCTAATGTCATTATTAGTGACAATGTACAAATTGGTGCCGGTTGTGTGATTGGTGAATCCAGTATTATTGGTAAAAATACCCGTTTGTGGGCAAATGTGACTATTTATCACGATGTTCATATTGGTACAGATTGTATTTTCCACTCAGCCAGTGTGATTGGCTCAGATGGCTTTGGCTATGCAAACGAACGTGGTAATTGGATTAAAATTCCGCAAACTGGCGGCGTTAGAATTGGTAATCGTGTAGAAGTTGGTGCTTGTACTAGTATTGATCGTGGTGCTTTATCACATACTGAAATTCATGATGGTGTGATAATCGATAACCAAGTCCAAATTGCACATAATGTGATTATTGGACAAAACTCTGCCATTGCAGGCAGTACCGTATTAGCTGGCAGCTGTGTGATTGGTAAATATTGTATTATCGGTGGTAACACGGCCATAGCTGGGCATTTATCTATTGCTGATGGTGTACATGTGAGCGGCGGTACCAATGTGACCAGTATGATCAGAGAGAAGGGCGTATACTCTTCTGCAACTTCTGCAATGGAAAATAAACTATGGCGACGAAATACTGTCAGATTCCGTCAACTAGATGACTTGTTTACTCGAGTAAAACAACTTGAGAAAGCACAAAAAGCTGAATAA
- a CDS encoding OmpH family outer membrane protein — protein sequence MKKIVNRALVTLAFLAVPMMAQAEKIAVVDMGEVFEQLPQREQISQSLKTEFGDRVAEVQKMQDEMRSLVEKQQRDGALMSETQKTDMVRKMESLKAEFQLKGKALDEDMRRRQGEEQNKLLVQVQKIINDIAAKEKYDIVLQRGAVIFVKPEADISGKVVEALSKIK from the coding sequence TTGAAAAAGATTGTCAATCGCGCATTAGTAACATTAGCTTTTTTAGCCGTCCCAATGATGGCACAGGCTGAAAAAATTGCAGTAGTGGATATGGGCGAAGTATTTGAGCAATTGCCACAACGTGAGCAAATTTCTCAATCATTGAAAACTGAATTTGGCGATCGTGTCGCTGAAGTACAAAAGATGCAAGATGAAATGCGTTCACTCGTTGAAAAGCAACAACGTGACGGCGCATTAATGAGTGAAACTCAAAAAACTGACATGGTTCGTAAAATGGAATCATTGAAGGCTGAGTTCCAACTTAAAGGTAAAGCGCTTGATGAAGATATGCGTCGTCGTCAAGGTGAAGAGCAAAACAAATTATTAGTGCAAGTTCAAAAAATTATTAACGACATTGCCGCAAAAGAAAAGTACGACATCGTTTTACAACGTGGTGCGGTAATTTTTGTTAAGCCTGAAGCTGATATTAGCGGTAAAGTAGTTGAAGCATTAAGCAAAATCAAATAA
- the bamA gene encoding outer membrane protein assembly factor BamA: MRLNKLFASMLFVGASFAGNGWANTFQPFEVTDIQVEGLQRVALGAALLNLPIRVGDTVDQTKLQQAIKSLYGSTNFESISVAHEDGVLYVTVKERPTISAVTFEGNKDIKDEQLQESLDGSGVKIGESLDRTMLSGIEKGLQDFYYGVGKYGAKVEAQIINLPRNRVELKFNFTEGLAAEIRQINVVGNTVFTDSELISMLELKDYVAWWDIFGERRYQKQKLQADLETIKTYYHNQGYIRFEVTSTQVAMTPDRKGLYITINVDEGEKYKVKEVNLTGDLMGREELLRAILPLKEGNMYNGADVTFTEEMYSKYLGRFGYAYPEVKTYPEIDDENKEVTLNVNIQPGKRVYVRSINFTGNAVTKDEVMRRELRQMEGAWLNSAQIEQSKARLNRLGFFETVDTETIQVPGSDDLVDVAVKVKEQPSGSFNAGVGYGTESGVSLQFGVEQNNFLGTGNQAGVSINTNKYSKSANVSYTDPYFTKDGVSLGGSIYWNEFDANEANLERYKNKSYGVALNSGFPLNEYNRLNGGIGYRHNTISEISAYEQALRFYNIYRDSDDPNADLSFNNFELNAGWYRSTLNRGTFPTDGSSQRLSGKMTIPGSDLQYFKTDFDTNFYFPLTRRHSFVVLARARLGYSNGYGKFNENDQILPFWENYYSGGSSSLRGFKSNSVGPRSFYLIRGSEPCAPDPSGEGCSLPGEPNELYVNEGRSIGGNAIATASLELIVPTPFLDEAYTNSVRTSFFVDAGNVWDTEFDYDSYRTLPADEFEKLQDFSDPGRIRASWGMSVQWLSPMGPMVFSLAWPIKEYEDDETEIFSFNIGKTF, translated from the coding sequence ATGAGATTGAATAAACTTTTTGCCTCGATGTTATTCGTCGGCGCGTCTTTTGCAGGGAACGGTTGGGCAAATACATTCCAACCATTTGAAGTCACCGACATTCAAGTTGAAGGTTTACAACGTGTTGCTTTAGGTGCTGCACTACTAAATCTGCCAATTCGCGTTGGTGATACAGTCGATCAAACTAAATTACAACAAGCGATTAAAAGCTTATATGGTTCAACTAATTTTGAATCGATAAGTGTAGCTCACGAAGATGGGGTTCTGTACGTCACCGTTAAAGAACGCCCCACCATCAGTGCGGTGACCTTTGAAGGTAACAAAGATATCAAAGACGAGCAGTTACAAGAGAGCCTTGATGGTTCAGGTGTAAAAATTGGTGAGTCGTTAGATCGCACCATGCTTTCTGGTATCGAAAAGGGCTTGCAGGACTTTTACTACGGTGTGGGTAAATACGGCGCCAAAGTTGAAGCGCAAATTATCAACTTACCTCGTAATCGTGTTGAGCTTAAGTTCAATTTTACCGAGGGTTTGGCGGCTGAAATTCGACAAATCAATGTAGTTGGTAATACGGTATTCACTGACTCTGAATTAATCAGCATGCTTGAGTTGAAAGATTATGTAGCATGGTGGGATATATTTGGTGAGCGCCGTTATCAAAAACAAAAGCTTCAAGCTGATTTAGAAACCATTAAGACCTATTACCACAATCAAGGTTATATCCGCTTTGAGGTAACATCGACTCAAGTGGCGATGACACCTGATCGAAAAGGTTTATATATCACCATCAACGTTGATGAAGGTGAAAAATATAAGGTTAAAGAAGTTAACTTAACCGGTGATTTAATGGGCCGTGAAGAATTACTAAGAGCCATTTTGCCACTGAAAGAAGGCAATATGTATAACGGTGCTGATGTGACCTTCACTGAAGAGATGTACAGTAAGTATCTAGGCCGTTTTGGTTATGCATACCCCGAAGTAAAAACTTATCCTGAAATCGACGATGAGAATAAAGAAGTTACTTTAAACGTCAATATTCAACCCGGTAAGCGTGTTTATGTTCGTAGTATTAACTTTACGGGTAATGCTGTAACCAAAGATGAAGTGATGCGTCGTGAGCTTCGTCAAATGGAAGGGGCATGGTTAAACTCTGCGCAGATTGAACAATCAAAAGCGCGTTTAAACCGTTTAGGCTTTTTTGAAACGGTTGATACTGAAACAATCCAAGTACCGGGAAGTGACGACTTAGTTGATGTTGCTGTTAAAGTGAAAGAACAACCATCTGGCTCATTTAATGCCGGTGTTGGTTACGGCACTGAATCTGGTGTGAGTTTACAGTTTGGTGTTGAGCAAAATAACTTCCTCGGTACGGGTAACCAAGCCGGCGTTAGCATCAATACTAACAAGTATTCGAAAAGTGCTAATGTGTCTTACACTGATCCTTACTTTACCAAAGATGGTGTGAGTTTAGGGGGAAGTATTTATTGGAACGAGTTTGACGCCAACGAGGCTAACCTTGAACGCTATAAGAATAAATCTTATGGTGTTGCGCTTAACTCTGGTTTTCCGCTTAACGAATACAACCGCTTAAATGGGGGCATTGGTTATCGTCATAACACAATTTCTGAAATCTCAGCTTATGAGCAAGCACTGCGTTTTTATAACATCTATCGTGACAGCGATGATCCCAATGCAGATTTAAGTTTCAATAACTTTGAATTAAATGCTGGCTGGTACAGAAGCACCTTAAACCGCGGCACGTTCCCAACCGATGGTTCATCGCAACGCTTAAGCGGTAAAATGACGATACCTGGGTCAGATTTACAGTATTTCAAAACGGACTTTGACACTAACTTCTATTTCCCGTTAACGCGCCGTCATAGTTTCGTTGTGTTAGCTCGTGCTAGATTAGGCTACTCTAACGGTTATGGTAAGTTTAATGAAAATGATCAAATTTTACCTTTCTGGGAAAACTATTACTCAGGTGGTAGTAGCTCATTACGTGGTTTTAAATCAAATTCTGTAGGTCCACGTTCATTTTACTTAATTCGTGGTAGCGAGCCTTGTGCGCCCGATCCATCTGGCGAAGGTTGTAGTTTACCCGGTGAGCCTAATGAGCTTTATGTGAATGAAGGCCGTTCAATTGGTGGTAATGCCATTGCAACAGCCAGTCTTGAGTTAATTGTACCTACGCCGTTCTTGGATGAAGCATATACTAATTCAGTGCGTACCAGTTTCTTCGTTGATGCCGGTAACGTATGGGATACTGAGTTTGATTATGATTCCTATCGCACTTTACCCGCTGATGAATTTGAGAAGCTTCAAGACTTCAGTGACCCAGGGCGCATTCGTGCATCATGGGGTATGAGTGTGCAGTGGTTATCACCCATGGGGCCGATGGTATTTAGCCTTGCATGGCCGATTAAAGAATATGAAGACGATGAAACTGAGATTTTCTCGTTCAATATTGGCAAAACGTTCTAA
- the rseP gene encoding sigma E protease regulator RseP yields MFDFFWNLGSFIIALGILITAHEYGHFWVARRCGVKVHTFSIGFGKAIWRKTSKDGTEYVVAMIPLGGYVKMLDERVEDVPTELVNQAFNRKTVWQRIAIVAAGPIANFIFAIIALYIMYIVGVPSIKPVIDSTRINSPAAIIQVNEPQQIIAVSGQKVRNWEEVNLALVGHIGDEQLDITLAPLSQIEGIEPTGKTYQIDIRQWQFDPEKESPITALGLGIFRPGIEPVIAMITEDSSAEIAGLMVGDRILSINQENYKDWNTFVDVIQTSANKPVDIYIERGNQRLSIEVVPKAHINEQGDTIGIVGISPTQAQWPENMRFDLEYGMIDSITAAVDKTWQLVTVSFKMIGKLFTGDVSVKNLSGPISIAQGAGASANYGVVYFLGFIALISVNLGIVNLMPLPVLDGGHLLYYFIEVITGKPVPEKVQEIGFRFGAALLLMLMSLALFNDFARL; encoded by the coding sequence ATGTTCGATTTTTTTTGGAACTTAGGTTCATTTATCATTGCATTAGGCATTTTAATTACGGCTCATGAATACGGTCATTTTTGGGTGGCGCGCCGCTGTGGTGTAAAAGTACATACTTTTTCAATTGGTTTTGGCAAAGCAATCTGGCGTAAAACGAGTAAAGATGGCACTGAATATGTTGTCGCTATGATCCCATTAGGTGGCTACGTCAAAATGCTTGATGAGCGTGTTGAAGATGTGCCAACAGAATTAGTAAACCAAGCTTTTAACCGTAAGACTGTTTGGCAACGTATAGCGATTGTGGCAGCAGGGCCAATTGCCAACTTTATTTTTGCTATCATCGCTTTATATATTATGTATATCGTTGGTGTACCTTCAATCAAACCGGTTATCGACTCAACCAGAATCAATTCGCCTGCTGCGATTATTCAAGTGAATGAACCACAGCAAATTATTGCGGTTTCAGGCCAGAAAGTGCGTAATTGGGAAGAGGTCAATTTAGCGTTAGTTGGCCATATTGGTGATGAGCAATTAGATATTACCTTAGCGCCCTTATCGCAAATTGAAGGAATCGAACCTACGGGTAAAACCTACCAAATTGATATTCGCCAATGGCAGTTTGATCCAGAAAAAGAATCACCCATTACCGCCTTAGGCTTAGGCATTTTTAGACCTGGTATTGAACCAGTTATTGCTATGATAACTGAAGACAGTTCCGCTGAAATAGCAGGCTTAATGGTTGGTGACAGGATTTTATCTATCAATCAAGAGAATTACAAAGATTGGAATACGTTTGTCGATGTGATACAAACATCTGCCAACAAGCCCGTTGACATCTATATTGAGCGTGGAAACCAGCGTTTAAGCATTGAGGTGGTGCCGAAGGCGCATATTAATGAACAAGGCGATACTATAGGTATTGTTGGTATTAGTCCTACTCAAGCGCAATGGCCTGAAAATATGCGCTTTGATCTTGAGTATGGCATGATAGATTCCATCACAGCGGCTGTAGATAAAACATGGCAGTTAGTGACAGTCAGCTTTAAAATGATAGGCAAATTATTTACCGGCGATGTGTCGGTGAAAAACCTAAGCGGTCCCATATCAATTGCGCAAGGAGCGGGTGCGAGTGCAAATTATGGTGTGGTGTATTTTCTTGGGTTTATCGCGCTCATCAGTGTGAACTTAGGCATTGTTAATTTAATGCCTTTACCCGTACTCGATGGTGGACACTTGCTGTATTACTTTATTGAAGTGATTACGGGTAAGCCTGTACCAGAAAAGGTTCAGGAAATTGGATTCAGGTTTGGCGCAGCTCTGCTGCTAATGTTGATGAGCCTTGCGCTTTTCAATGATTTTGCCCGACTCTGA
- the ispC gene encoding 1-deoxy-D-xylulose-5-phosphate reductoisomerase, with amino-acid sequence MQNMVILGATGSIGASTLNVISHNPEAYQVYGLVANSSVDKMLALCEAHQPKFAHMVCEQAAKELQAKLPKSIHTTVTSGEQALIDLVVNKDVETVMAAIVGAAGLVPTFAAVKAGKRVLLANKEALVMSGELFMRAARQSGATILPVDSEHNAIFQCMPESVQTNLGYCDIEAEGIAHILLTGSGGPFLTADLDSLPSVTPEQACKHPNWSMGRKISVDSATMMNKGLEYIEARWLFNTTPEQLKVVIHPQSVIHSMVQYKDGSVVAQMGNPDMRTPIAHCMSYPQRIYAGVEPLDFFKVGQLGFFEPDFNRFPCLQLAIKACHQGQEATTILNAANEIAVDAFLNNQIKFTDIAVVNEACLHMVCGSALNTIEDIIELDKQAREFAKAKVTAMV; translated from the coding sequence ATGCAAAATATGGTTATTCTAGGTGCGACTGGGTCGATTGGCGCTAGCACCTTAAATGTCATTAGTCATAATCCAGAGGCTTATCAGGTTTATGGCTTAGTCGCCAACTCAAGCGTAGACAAAATGCTTGCGTTATGTGAAGCACATCAGCCTAAGTTTGCTCATATGGTCTGCGAGCAAGCTGCCAAAGAGTTACAAGCCAAACTCCCTAAGAGCATACATACGACCGTGACTTCAGGTGAACAGGCACTAATCGACTTAGTCGTTAACAAAGACGTTGAAACCGTTATGGCTGCGATTGTTGGTGCAGCAGGATTAGTGCCAACCTTCGCTGCAGTAAAAGCCGGTAAGCGGGTTTTACTCGCGAATAAAGAAGCTTTGGTGATGTCCGGTGAACTATTTATGCGTGCTGCACGACAATCTGGCGCGACCATTTTACCGGTTGACAGTGAACATAACGCCATATTCCAATGTATGCCTGAGTCAGTGCAAACCAACCTTGGCTATTGTGATATTGAAGCTGAAGGAATAGCCCATATTTTGCTAACGGGGTCAGGTGGACCATTTTTAACAGCAGATTTAGACAGTTTACCTTCAGTCACTCCCGAACAAGCCTGCAAACATCCCAATTGGTCAATGGGGCGCAAGATTTCTGTCGACTCGGCGACGATGATGAATAAAGGTCTTGAGTATATTGAGGCGCGTTGGTTATTTAACACCACACCGGAACAGCTGAAAGTGGTGATCCATCCGCAAAGTGTGATTCACTCGATGGTGCAATACAAAGATGGCTCAGTTGTTGCGCAAATGGGGAACCCTGATATGCGCACACCTATTGCTCATTGTATGAGCTATCCGCAAAGAATTTACGCCGGAGTTGAACCTTTAGACTTTTTCAAAGTCGGACAATTAGGTTTCTTTGAGCCTGACTTTAATCGTTTTCCTTGCTTACAGTTGGCAATTAAGGCGTGTCATCAAGGACAAGAAGCTACAACTATCTTAAATGCAGCCAATGAAATTGCGGTTGATGCATTTTTGAATAACCAAATAAAGTTCACCGATATTGCTGTGGTCAATGAAGCTTGCTTACATATGGTCTGTGGTAGCGCATTAAATACGATTGAAGATATTATTGAATTAGATAAACAAGCTAGGGAATTTGCCAAAGCTAAAGTTACTGCAATGGTTTAA
- a CDS encoding phosphatidate cytidylyltransferase, producing the protein MLKQRIITALCLIPLVLAGIFWVPAVYFAWCLVPIFAIAAKEWGSFIDKDCNVTQWSFTVTVAFLLIVINIMFPADELWFKGHLHPMFQAIISIGVLWWIVSSALVFSFPKSAKVWQNSQMLKSMFGQLTLIPCFVSLIALKSLSSSVEPYFGGVLVFLVMLVVWAADTGAYFAGKSLGKHKLMPSVSPAKTLEGLAGGLLTTMLIVVGVMYFSPEQELGLLVVVTLVTAIASAFGDLSESMFKRVADIKDSGKILPGHGGVLDRIDSLTAALPVFTFIYIAMWM; encoded by the coding sequence TTGCTAAAACAACGAATAATAACAGCACTGTGTTTAATCCCACTTGTATTAGCCGGTATTTTTTGGGTACCAGCGGTTTATTTTGCGTGGTGTTTAGTTCCTATTTTTGCTATTGCGGCAAAAGAGTGGGGTAGCTTTATTGATAAAGACTGCAATGTGACCCAGTGGTCATTTACCGTCACGGTGGCGTTTTTATTGATCGTGATAAATATAATGTTCCCTGCTGATGAATTATGGTTTAAAGGCCATTTGCATCCGATGTTTCAAGCAATCATTAGCATAGGGGTTCTTTGGTGGATAGTGAGTTCAGCTTTAGTTTTCAGCTTTCCTAAAAGCGCAAAAGTATGGCAAAACAGTCAAATGCTGAAATCCATGTTCGGCCAATTAACTTTAATTCCATGTTTTGTTTCACTCATCGCTCTGAAATCATTAAGTAGCTCTGTTGAACCTTATTTTGGTGGTGTGCTGGTATTTTTAGTTATGTTGGTTGTTTGGGCTGCCGATACTGGCGCGTATTTTGCGGGCAAAAGCCTTGGAAAGCATAAACTCATGCCAAGTGTGAGCCCTGCAAAAACCCTTGAAGGGTTAGCGGGTGGTTTACTAACAACTATGCTGATTGTTGTTGGGGTGATGTATTTTTCACCGGAGCAAGAGTTGGGCTTATTAGTGGTGGTTACCTTAGTGACAGCAATTGCCTCTGCCTTTGGCGATCTTTCTGAAAGCATGTTTAAACGGGTTGCCGATATTAAAGATTCGGGCAAAATTTTACCCGGTCATGGCGGAGTGTTGGACCGCATCGACAGTCTAACGGCTGCATTACCTGTGTTTACCTTTATTTATATTGCTATGTGGATGTGA
- a CDS encoding isoprenyl transferase produces MSSKIDLASGSSSSPELTTSEVLPGQLSDIVKQSLPKHVAIIMDGNGRWAQNKGMPRVMGHKAGVKAVRRVVSAASQLGIESLTLFAFSSENWRRPDKEVSLLMELFFNVLQREVKRLDKNQVKLNIIGDTSRFSARLQKQIAQAEEKTLNNTGLILNVAANYGGRWDIMQAAQKVAQKVESGEMTSSQMTEEAINQHLCMQNQSEVDLMIRTGGDYRISNFILWQAAYAELVFTETLWPDFDENAFHHTLATFASRQRRFGLTGSQIEQIRAL; encoded by the coding sequence ATGTCATCCAAGATTGATTTAGCATCAGGTAGTTCCTCTAGTCCTGAACTGACAACTTCAGAAGTCTTACCTGGACAATTATCAGATATCGTCAAGCAGTCTTTGCCTAAACACGTTGCTATTATCATGGATGGTAATGGTCGTTGGGCGCAAAATAAAGGCATGCCTCGCGTTATGGGCCACAAAGCGGGTGTCAAAGCTGTTCGTCGTGTAGTGAGTGCTGCTAGCCAGTTAGGCATTGAATCATTAACCTTGTTTGCTTTTTCTAGTGAAAATTGGCGTAGACCTGACAAAGAAGTCAGTTTATTAATGGAGCTTTTTTTTAATGTGCTTCAGCGTGAAGTCAAGCGTCTAGATAAAAACCAAGTCAAATTAAATATTATTGGTGACACGAGTCGATTTTCCGCTCGTTTACAGAAGCAAATTGCACAAGCGGAAGAAAAAACTTTAAACAATACTGGGCTTATATTGAACGTCGCCGCCAATTATGGTGGTCGTTGGGATATCATGCAAGCTGCTCAAAAAGTAGCTCAAAAAGTAGAATCTGGCGAAATGACCAGCAGTCAGATGACTGAAGAGGCCATAAATCAACATTTGTGCATGCAAAATCAATCTGAAGTTGATTTAATGATTAGAACTGGTGGCGATTATCGGATCAGTAATTTTATTTTATGGCAGGCTGCCTATGCTGAGCTCGTGTTTACTGAGACCTTGTGGCCTGATTTCGATGAGAATGCTTTTCATCACACTCTGGCAACGTTTGCCAGTCGTCAGCGTCGTTTTGGTTTGACGGGCAGTCAAATTGAACAAATACGTGCGCTGTAA
- the frr gene encoding ribosome recycling factor, with the protein MIETILLDAQERMGKCVDATKNQMAKVRTGRAHPSLLDSIQVSYYGAMTPLKQVANIGIEDSRTLNVTVFDQSLVQAVEKAIMSSDLGLNPMTAGNSLRIPLPALTEERRKDFIKVVRNEAENGRIAIRNVRRDAISEVKKLEKAKECTEDDVRRSEDTVQKHTDSFIKNIDQILAAKEKELMEV; encoded by the coding sequence GTGATTGAAACAATTTTGTTAGATGCGCAAGAGCGCATGGGTAAATGTGTTGATGCAACTAAAAACCAAATGGCGAAAGTACGTACTGGTCGTGCTCACCCAAGTTTATTAGACTCAATTCAAGTATCATACTACGGTGCAATGACACCACTTAAGCAAGTGGCAAACATTGGTATTGAAGACTCACGTACCTTGAACGTGACTGTTTTTGACCAATCCTTGGTACAAGCAGTAGAAAAAGCCATCATGTCTTCTGATTTAGGTTTAAATCCAATGACTGCTGGTAATTCATTGCGTATTCCGCTTCCTGCGCTAACTGAAGAACGTCGTAAGGACTTCATTAAAGTCGTACGTAACGAAGCTGAAAATGGCCGTATCGCTATCCGTAACGTACGTCGCGATGCTATCAGCGAAGTTAAAAAGCTTGAAAAAGCCAAAGAATGTACTGAAGATGATGTGCGTCGCAGTGAAGATACAGTTCAAAAACATACCGACTCTTTCATTAAAAACATTGATCAAATTCTTGCAGCTAAAGAAAAAGAGTTAATGGAAGTCTAA
- the pyrH gene encoding UMP kinase, with the protein MSTNPKPAFRRILLKLSGEALMGEEGFGIDPKVLDRMAQEVKELVELGIQVGVVIGGGNLFRGEGLANAGMNRVVGDHMGMLATVMNGLAMRDALHRAYVNARLMSAIPLKGVCDDYNWAEAISLLKSGRVVIFAAGTGNPFCTTDSAACLRGIEIEAEVVLKGTKVDGVYSADPMKNPEAVKYDSLSFDEVLESELKVMDLAAFTMARDHNIPILVFNMNKPGALRKVIMGESEGTIISQNGSQK; encoded by the coding sequence ATGAGCACCAATCCAAAACCAGCATTTAGACGTATCCTGCTTAAATTAAGCGGTGAGGCATTGATGGGCGAAGAAGGCTTCGGCATTGACCCTAAAGTTCTTGACCGTATGGCACAAGAAGTAAAAGAGTTAGTTGAACTTGGTATTCAAGTTGGTGTGGTAATTGGTGGTGGCAACCTGTTTCGTGGTGAGGGCCTTGCAAATGCAGGTATGAACCGTGTAGTGGGTGATCACATGGGTATGTTAGCGACCGTAATGAATGGCCTTGCTATGCGCGATGCGCTTCACCGTGCATACGTAAATGCACGATTGATGTCTGCCATCCCATTAAAAGGTGTTTGTGATGATTACAACTGGGCTGAAGCGATTAGTTTGTTAAAATCAGGTCGAGTGGTTATTTTTGCCGCAGGTACTGGTAATCCTTTCTGTACAACGGACTCTGCTGCTTGTCTACGCGGTATTGAAATTGAAGCCGAAGTGGTACTAAAAGGCACGAAAGTGGATGGCGTTTATTCAGCCGATCCAATGAAAAACCCTGAAGCGGTAAAATATGATTCATTAAGCTTTGATGAAGTATTAGAATCAGAATTGAAAGTAATGGACTTAGCCGCCTTTACCATGGCGCGTGATCATAATATCCCTATTTTGGTGTTTAATATGAACAAGCCTGGTGCATTACGTAAAGTGATTATGGGTGAAAGTGAAGGCACTATTATTAGTCAGAATGGTAGCCAAAAGTAG
- the tsf gene encoding translation elongation factor Ts, translated as MAITAAQVKELRDRTGAGMMDCKKALTETNGDIELAIDNMRKSGAAKAAKKAGNIAAEGTILIKQCDGYTALLEVNCQTDFVAKDGNFLAFANEVLDAAAASKITIEDLKAQFEETRVALVAKIGENINVRRVEYIDGATQATYRHGDRIGVVVTGEADEETLKHIAMHVAASKPEFVNPEDVPADLVAREQALQIEIAMNEGKPAEIAEKMVVGRMKKFTGEISLTGQAYIMEPKKTVGEILKEKGASVSNFIRLEVGEGIEKKEEDFAAEVAAQIAATKKA; from the coding sequence ATGGCAATTACTGCTGCCCAAGTTAAAGAACTTCGTGACCGCACTGGCGCTGGCATGATGGACTGTAAAAAAGCATTGACTGAAACCAATGGTGACATCGAGCTAGCAATTGACAACATGCGTAAGAGCGGTGCCGCTAAAGCTGCGAAAAAAGCTGGTAACATCGCTGCTGAAGGTACAATTCTAATCAAGCAATGTGATGGTTACACTGCGTTATTAGAAGTTAACTGTCAAACAGACTTCGTTGCTAAAGATGGTAACTTCCTAGCATTTGCTAATGAAGTATTAGACGCTGCTGCAGCATCTAAAATCACTATCGAAGATTTAAAAGCACAGTTTGAAGAAACTCGTGTTGCTTTGGTTGCTAAAATTGGTGAAAACATCAACGTTCGTCGCGTTGAATACATCGATGGTGCTACTCAAGCGACTTACCGCCATGGCGACCGTATTGGTGTTGTTGTGACTGGTGAAGCTGATGAAGAAACCTTAAAGCACATTGCAATGCACGTTGCTGCTTCTAAGCCAGAATTCGTAAACCCTGAAGATGTTCCTGCTGATCTTGTTGCAAGAGAGCAAGCACTTCAAATCGAAATCGCTATGAACGAAGGTAAGCCAGCAGAAATTGCTGAGAAGATGGTTGTTGGTCGTATGAAGAAGTTTACTGGTGAGATTTCTCTTACTGGCCAAGCTTACATCATGGAACCAAAGAAAACTGTTGGTGAAATTCTTAAAGAGAAAGGCGCCTCAGTATCTAACTTCATTCGTTTAGAAGTGGGTGAAGGTATCGAGAAGAAAGAAGAAGATTTCGCAGCTGAAGTTGCTGCACAAATCGCCGCTACTAAAAAGGCTTAA